The following DNA comes from Thalassoglobus sp. JC818.
GCATCGCAGCAGTGATCGTCTCCAGCCCCCATTTCTTGGACTGCTCAACAAGTTCCGAACGTGTTGCCTCCGAAACTGACGACAGCGAAACAGTCGACGCCCCTGCGACAGTCACGAGAAGATCGCGAAAATACGCAAGCAGCTGGTCACTGAGGCTCCCAATCTGAACGCCCTGAAGCAATGCCTCATCGACAATCGTCAAAACTCGCTGGGTGTCTCGTTCGATCATACCGTTAACGAGATCAACGAGCCGTTGGTCGGGAGCCGTCCCCATCAACTGGTGGACGTCCTTGGCAGTAATTTGCTCTCCACCGAAAGCCAGAAGTTGATCGAACAGCGACTGGCTGTCCCGCATCGACCCCGCTGCCCTTCGGGCCACGAGTTCAATCGCTTCGTCGTCGACCTCTTTGCCTTCTGCCTCTGCAATTTGTCGAAGCCGTCCCGCGATGCTGGTTTCATCGATCGTTCCAAAATCGAATCGCTGACAGCGTGAAAGAATTGTGTCGGGAACTTTATTCGGCTCAGTCGTACAGAAGATGAATTTCACATTCGGAGGCGGTTCCTCGAGAGTTTTCAAGAGGGCATTGAAAGCTTCCTTCGTCAACATGTGAACTTCGTCGATGATGTAAACCTTCGACTTAGATCGCATTGACTTCACATTGACGTTTGAGCGAAGCTCGCGAATGTCATCGATTCGACGATTCGACGCACCGTCGATTTCGAGAACATCGACATCGGTCCCCTCTCCGATGCTTTTGCAGACATCGCAGTTATTGCACGGAACACCATCCACAACGTTCGGGCAATTCAAAGCCTTCGCAAAAATTCTCGCGGTCGACGTTTTTCCGACCCCGCGAGCCCCGGTGAAAAGGTACGCATGCGCCACGCGTCCCATGCGAATCGCATTACGAATGGCCTGTCCGACATGCTCCTGCCCAACAACCTGATCGAACGATTGTGGGCGAAATCTACGTGCCAGAACGGTGTATTGGCGTGACGGTTCGGAAACCATATGACAACAGCTTATTGAGTCAGAGTAATTCGATGTGATTTGCGGAAATGCTGAGCCATCCACTTTACAGACTCAGCCCGTTTCCTGAAACCAGTTCACCGAGAAGCAGGAAACACAGTCCGAATCTTACGGCGATTGTGCAAGCAGTCCACGATTTCGAAGCCAGTCCTCCACGCGAGCAGGCCACGTCTCGACAACTGAACCCGCGACGGGACGCATTCCGTATCCGTGGCCGCCCGTCTCATAAATGTGAAGTTCCGCCGGGACATCATTGCGTTTCAATTCCGCGTAAAACGCAATGCTGCTCAGCGATGTGGAATGATCATCGTGAGCATGAACCAAAATCGTAGGAGGTGTCTGCGAATCGATTTCGATTTCTGGGATCAGTTCGAGAGTCTCGTCCCGAACCAGATTCCAGGGGTAAATCAGCATCGCAAAATCGGGAACGCAGGAAGCCTGGTCAATCTCGTCACCGTCCGTGTAGTGAGAAGACTTACTCCCCACCGTGATCGCAGCTGCGTTTCCCCCAGCCGAGAACCCAATCACTCCGATTCGATTCGGATCGAGCCCAAACTCCTTCGAATGTGAACGAACCCATCGGACGGCACGTTGCGTGTCCTGAACCGGACGACGCCATGCTTCATTCCGATCTCTGTCTGACTCGCGAATCGTTCGGTACCGCAGCACAAATGCAGTGACTCCCAGCTTGTTGAACCACTGCGCAATTTCAGAACCCTCCTTATCGACCACGCAATATCGATACCCGCCACCCGGCAGAATCACGACCGATGCACCATTCTTCGTTTCCGGATCGGAATCAAATCGCTCCAGAGTTGGCGCAGTAATGGCGGTGATGCGAGTCGCTGGGGGATTTTCATCAGGTCGCTGTGGGAGCGGTGTTCCGTGCGAGCGTTCCGATTCGCCTGGAGCATTTCCT
Coding sequences within:
- a CDS encoding alpha/beta hydrolase; this translates as MAGRLLVAGLLLSVIGAGSAISDDGSQFVDLWEGNAPGESERSHGTPLPQRPDENPPATRITAITAPTLERFDSDPETKNGASVVILPGGGYRYCVVDKEGSEIAQWFNKLGVTAFVLRYRTIRESDRDRNEAWRRPVQDTQRAVRWVRSHSKEFGLDPNRIGVIGFSAGGNAAAITVGSKSSHYTDGDEIDQASCVPDFAMLIYPWNLVRDETLELIPEIEIDSQTPPTILVHAHDDHSTSLSSIAFYAELKRNDVPAELHIYETGGHGYGMRPVAGSVVETWPARVEDWLRNRGLLAQSP
- the dnaX gene encoding DNA polymerase III subunit gamma/tau, translating into MVSEPSRQYTVLARRFRPQSFDQVVGQEHVGQAIRNAIRMGRVAHAYLFTGARGVGKTSTARIFAKALNCPNVVDGVPCNNCDVCKSIGEGTDVDVLEIDGASNRRIDDIRELRSNVNVKSMRSKSKVYIIDEVHMLTKEAFNALLKTLEEPPPNVKFIFCTTEPNKVPDTILSRCQRFDFGTIDETSIAGRLRQIAEAEGKEVDDEAIELVARRAAGSMRDSQSLFDQLLAFGGEQITAKDVHQLMGTAPDQRLVDLVNGMIERDTQRVLTIVDEALLQGVQIGSLSDQLLAYFRDLLVTVAGASTVSLSSVSEATRSELVEQSKKWGLETITAAMQIISETKSKMQRVNHGRALLELAVIRVAMLEDLTSIAALARQVASGTAVVSQTAERRPSGPVSRAISSSQREQNSKKNGSSPENPPSYETPPQSAPEPTASDQPQLTLSEGTLDQVWEQVMENVPDTIRNHLKNAVSIAISGPNVLEILFPNSYLFSKSYCERTDPLKKLSEVVLDLTGESVTFRFQVDRTAKVELPKPKKVAAPHFTERRNPAVVDEDDFVQAAVSMFGGQVVEVRPVFTKVADDSAEGEMDV